A part of Miscanthus floridulus cultivar M001 chromosome 6, ASM1932011v1, whole genome shotgun sequence genomic DNA contains:
- the LOC136460803 gene encoding uncharacterized protein → MSARPTAEADTLETRALGKRAVSPLGSMAEVEQAAAGPAPPRVERAPESGEGRPASVDMGTAPPPPLQRRDAVKKRLSIRSGRKRQAEVPAFAPRKALKAAVGREEEEEPTLHEATAPAAVEATVGAAETPSAVEATEGEVGVEAPSVVEATKGEVEVEAPSVVEATEVEVEAPTVAEALRTSGAEVVEIAAPGNFGAEVVEAGVSTARAADLEVETEARQASTLPPIHSALPVQGSAWEAEVRPIPADNASRGKGVADAGAASAVEQPASASGEGSAALVRVRPKPYGWDHPRVWWRSRDDPKGEPIFALEDMAEGGCWDTLE, encoded by the exons ATGAGCGCCCGCCCCACGGCCGAGGCCGATACGCTCGAGACGAGGGCGTTGGGaaagcgcgccgtcagcccgctGGGCTCAatggcagaggtggagcaggcggctgCGGGGCCGGCTCCACCGAGGGTTGAGCGAGCGCCGGAGTCCGGCGAAGGTCGGCCGGCCTCGGTGGACATGGGGACTGCGCCACCACCACCATTGCAGAGGAGGGACGCGGTGAAGAAGCGGTTGAGCATCCGCTCGGG ccggaagcgtcaggcggaagtgCCTGCCTTTGCGCCGCGCAAGGCGCTCAAG GCGGCCGTGgggcgagaggaggaggaggagcctacacTCCACGAGGCCACAGCACCTGCAGCTGTCGAGGCCACTGTGGGTGCGGCCGAGACCCCCTCAGCCgtggaggccaccgagggcgaggtcggGGTCGAGGCCCCCTCGGTTGTCGAGGCCACCAAGggcgaggtcgaggtcgaggccccctcggtcgtcgaggccaccgaggtcgaggtcgaggcccccacGGTCGCCGAGGCCCTCCGGACCTCAGgggccgaggtggtggagatcgcgGCGCCTGGGAACTTCGGGGCCGAAGTGGTGGAGGCCGGAGTGAGCACGGCGAGGGCGGCGGACCTAGAGGTGGAGACAGAGGCGAGGCAAGCCTCAACCCTGCCGCCAATTCATAGCGCGCTTCCGGTACAGGGGAGCGCCTGGGAGGCGGAGGTCCGCCCGATCCCTGCCGACAATGCTTCTCGGGGGAAGGGGGTGGCCGATGCCGGGGCGGCCAgcgccgtggaacagccggcttcGGCTTCGGGCGAGGGAAGTGCGGCCCTCGTGCGAGTGCGACCTAAGCcgtacgggtgggatcacccgcgcgtctggtggcggagccgggatgaccccAAGGGGGAGCCCATCTTTGCACTtgaggacatggccgagggggGTTGCTGGGACACCCTCGAGTAG